From one Streptomyces chromofuscus genomic stretch:
- a CDS encoding carboxymuconolactone decarboxylase family protein codes for MDPRLNFFGNPLAGKVLRHINSANKVVSESGLPIATQELVKIRASQINGCGFCTDMHTKDAIHAGETHERLHMVAAWREAKVFTDAERAALELAEQGTRIADAAGGVTDEAWQNAAKYYDEDQLVALLSLIAIINAYNRINVINQQPAGDYQPGQFG; via the coding sequence ATGGATCCGCGTCTCAACTTCTTCGGCAACCCCCTCGCGGGCAAGGTGCTCCGGCACATCAACTCGGCGAACAAGGTGGTGTCGGAGTCGGGGCTGCCGATCGCGACGCAGGAGCTGGTCAAGATCCGCGCCAGCCAGATCAACGGCTGCGGCTTCTGCACCGACATGCACACCAAGGACGCGATCCACGCCGGGGAGACGCACGAGCGTCTCCACATGGTCGCCGCGTGGCGGGAGGCCAAGGTCTTCACCGACGCCGAGCGCGCCGCGCTGGAGCTGGCCGAGCAGGGCACCCGGATCGCCGACGCGGCCGGCGGGGTCACCGACGAGGCCTGGCAGAACGCCGCCAAGTACTACGACGAGGACCAGCTCGTCGCCCTGCTGTCCCTCATCGCCATCATCAACGCCTACAACCGCATCAACGTCATCAACCAGCAGCCGGCCGGGGACTACCAGCCCGGTCAGTTCGGCTGA
- the msrA gene encoding peptide-methionine (S)-S-oxide reductase MsrA: MTNVQQKALLAGGCFWGMQDLIRALPGVLTTRVGYSGGDVPNATYRNHGNHAESIEIIFDPAATDYRMILEYFFQIHDPTTKNRQGNDIGASYRSAIFYVDDEQRRIAEETIADVDASGLWPGTVVTEVVPAGPFWEAEPEHQDYLQRYPEGYTCHFPRPNWRLPKRAAS; the protein is encoded by the coding sequence ATGACTAACGTACAACAGAAGGCGCTGCTTGCGGGCGGCTGCTTCTGGGGCATGCAGGATCTCATTCGAGCGCTTCCCGGCGTACTCACCACTCGGGTGGGATACAGCGGCGGCGACGTGCCCAATGCGACATACCGCAATCACGGAAACCACGCCGAGTCGATTGAGATCATTTTCGATCCCGCGGCAACCGACTACCGAATGATTCTGGAGTATTTCTTCCAGATTCACGACCCGACGACGAAGAACCGGCAGGGTAACGACATCGGCGCCAGTTACCGCTCCGCCATCTTCTATGTGGATGACGAGCAGCGGCGAATCGCCGAGGAGACCATAGCCGATGTGGACGCCTCCGGCCTGTGGCCGGGCACGGTGGTCACCGAGGTCGTGCCGGCGGGACCGTTCTGGGAGGCCGAGCCCGAGCACCAGGATTACCTGCAGCGGTACCCGGAGGGGTACACCTGCCACTTCCCGCGGCCGAACTGGCGGCTGCCGAAGCGCGCGGCGTCCTGA
- a CDS encoding M48 family metalloprotease: protein MTTARGAVRPPTEPRDVARALTTSPLPLPTTTRLVLLGLVACAGASFTAWWWLVLRRGNWPGAQLGCLPATPDIPDAVLARFTGCVYDVRLAQSAVVLCGPLALLLLALLWRAAGRRLSLWWWRAKPDASELRARLDAVLPDGAGPRPALWVRGRRVGVRARASGTRRAPWIVADSNVFNLPDGRVEAMFRHELAHLRLRDVGRVRLASAAWWILLVGCTAPVSAALTREPGALGTGVLVRMTLVLVITGLSLCAVLRAREYDADLRAEADPRAPRGATADYIGSGRSPTPRERLLARAGLASHPTPASRLDTLADPVRTWGLSPFDCLATGLAAGLILTDLALLVAALTPERTQLAYTVAGALTGWAVAGVVTVAWWRAVAVGHRDATGRRAATAGAALGFGVLAGSQLSGRAAGAWVRDTTTADGLATELSLIDAPWPRATALAAVLVAGGALYAVWTTSLARATRAAVSGPRSAPACAAAVVLSGLLVAVPLGSWFLFARLTAAGQGHVRWGVIDTPWWVAGVALSVVGALLPLVAAGNVRQAAVPDPAAVRRPRPPAVLAVAGALVLTGAVWATVGGEFAEEAAPRSSQSASSVVSGAPGVGQPSEPSGKSSAPSGSPATGDVDADVDESVPLDQLPDLPPEQERTPEMRADPALVCRALTLGGTAVWSDPRHRRDTAELLGGVDDTVLRSASAVLRRDPSGPVDRDAMVASLLRCDLYFRYHR, encoded by the coding sequence ATGACCACCGCGCGGGGCGCCGTCCGGCCGCCCACCGAGCCACGCGACGTCGCCCGCGCGCTCACGACCAGCCCGCTGCCGCTGCCGACCACCACACGCCTGGTCCTGCTGGGCCTGGTCGCGTGCGCCGGCGCCTCCTTCACCGCGTGGTGGTGGCTGGTCCTGCGCCGCGGCAACTGGCCCGGCGCCCAACTCGGCTGTCTGCCCGCCACACCGGACATCCCGGACGCGGTGCTCGCCCGCTTCACCGGCTGCGTGTACGACGTCCGGCTGGCCCAGTCGGCAGTGGTGCTGTGCGGCCCGCTCGCGCTGCTGCTCCTGGCCCTGCTCTGGCGGGCCGCCGGACGCCGGCTGAGCCTGTGGTGGTGGCGGGCGAAACCCGACGCGTCGGAACTGCGCGCACGCCTGGACGCCGTACTGCCCGACGGAGCCGGTCCCCGGCCGGCGCTGTGGGTGCGTGGTCGGCGCGTCGGCGTCCGGGCCCGGGCGTCGGGCACCCGCCGCGCCCCGTGGATCGTGGCCGACTCGAACGTCTTCAACCTCCCCGACGGGCGGGTGGAGGCGATGTTCCGGCACGAACTGGCCCATCTGCGGCTGCGGGACGTGGGCCGGGTACGGCTGGCCTCCGCGGCCTGGTGGATCCTGCTCGTCGGCTGCACCGCGCCGGTGAGCGCCGCTCTGACACGGGAGCCGGGCGCGCTCGGCACCGGTGTGCTGGTGCGGATGACGCTGGTCCTGGTGATCACGGGTCTCAGCCTGTGCGCGGTGCTGCGCGCCCGGGAGTACGACGCCGATCTCCGCGCGGAAGCCGACCCGCGCGCACCGCGCGGCGCGACCGCCGACTACATCGGCTCCGGCCGCTCGCCGACCCCTCGCGAACGCCTGCTGGCGCGGGCCGGACTCGCCAGCCATCCCACCCCCGCGAGCCGCCTGGACACACTCGCGGACCCGGTGCGGACCTGGGGACTGTCGCCCTTCGACTGCTTGGCCACCGGGCTCGCCGCAGGGCTGATCCTCACCGACCTCGCCCTGCTGGTCGCCGCCCTTACACCCGAACGGACCCAGCTCGCCTACACCGTGGCGGGCGCCCTGACCGGCTGGGCCGTCGCCGGTGTGGTGACGGTGGCGTGGTGGCGGGCTGTCGCCGTGGGCCACCGCGACGCGACCGGCCGGCGCGCGGCGACCGCCGGGGCCGCGCTCGGGTTCGGCGTGCTCGCCGGAAGCCAGCTGTCCGGGCGCGCGGCCGGCGCATGGGTACGGGACACCACGACCGCGGACGGACTGGCCACGGAGCTCTCCCTCATCGATGCCCCCTGGCCGCGGGCGACGGCCCTGGCGGCGGTGCTGGTCGCCGGCGGTGCACTGTACGCGGTCTGGACCACCTCCCTCGCCCGTGCGACGCGGGCCGCCGTGTCCGGGCCGCGCTCGGCACCCGCCTGTGCCGCGGCCGTCGTCCTCTCCGGGCTCCTGGTGGCCGTACCGCTGGGCAGCTGGTTCCTGTTCGCCCGGCTGACCGCCGCCGGGCAGGGACACGTGCGGTGGGGTGTGATCGACACGCCCTGGTGGGTGGCCGGGGTGGCGCTGAGCGTCGTCGGCGCGCTGCTTCCGCTGGTGGCCGCAGGGAACGTCCGGCAGGCAGCCGTACCGGACCCGGCCGCCGTACGACGGCCCCGACCCCCGGCCGTCCTCGCGGTCGCCGGAGCACTGGTCCTCACGGGAGCCGTGTGGGCGACGGTCGGCGGCGAGTTCGCCGAGGAGGCGGCGCCGCGGTCATCGCAGTCCGCGAGCTCCGTGGTCTCCGGGGCGCCCGGCGTCGGGCAGCCCTCCGAGCCCTCGGGCAAGAGCAGCGCTCCCTCCGGTTCCCCAGCCACCGGCGACGTCGATGCCGATGTCGACGAGTCAGTCCCGCTGGACCAACTCCCAGATCTCCCGCCCGAGCAGGAGCGCACGCCCGAGATGCGCGCCGACCCGGCGCTCGTGTGCCGTGCGCTCACCCTCGGCGGCACCGCCGTCTGGAGCGACCCGCGACATCGGCGCGACACCGCGGAACTGCTGGGCGGCGTCGACGACACCGTGCTGCGGTCCGCGTCGGCCGTGCTGCGGCGCGACCCTTCCGGCCCCGTCGACCGCGACGCAATGGTCGCCTCGCTCCTCCGCTGCGACCTGTACTTCCGCTACCACCGCTGA
- a CDS encoding MarR family winged helix-turn-helix transcriptional regulator, translating into MTADAPHDSTVPRATDRPGDASPFALGLLLRRAHWRAAAVMTEALRPLGIELRHFAVLVVLVNRGSTMQRDLAAATGTDKAGIMRVVDDLEHKGLAVRKAVPGDRRARAVEITPKGGEIFDAAHVAAEPLTKRLVAELEPGEAQQLMDLLTRFAHPAGEEA; encoded by the coding sequence ATGACCGCCGACGCCCCTCATGACAGCACCGTCCCGCGCGCGACCGACCGGCCCGGGGACGCATCGCCCTTCGCCCTCGGTCTGCTGCTGCGCCGGGCGCACTGGCGTGCCGCCGCGGTCATGACGGAGGCCCTTCGGCCGCTCGGCATCGAGCTGCGGCACTTCGCCGTCCTGGTCGTGCTGGTGAACCGCGGTTCCACGATGCAGCGGGACCTGGCCGCGGCGACGGGGACGGACAAGGCGGGGATCATGCGGGTCGTGGACGACCTGGAACACAAAGGGCTTGCCGTGCGCAAGGCCGTCCCGGGCGACCGGCGAGCCCGCGCGGTGGAGATCACGCCCAAGGGTGGAGAGATTTTCGACGCGGCTCACGTGGCCGCGGAGCCCCTGACCAAGCGCCTGGTCGCCGAACTGGAGCCCGGAGAGGCCCAGCAGCTGATGGATCTGCTGACCCGCTTCGCCCATCCCGCGGGCGAAGAAGCGTAA
- a CDS encoding DUF2269 domain-containing protein produces the protein MKLSRPARRASLVVHVVASAGWLGLTSGLLALAVTASATGSAVTVEASVRAMKLFADWLLLPVALLTLLSGLLLSLGTPWGLARHRWVYTKFWLTLATITATAFALRPGVNTAVTAVAAGEGLPESGDILMGPVVSLSAYLFMTAISVLKPWGPTRRGRRLRPAARGPAAAGRAAETV, from the coding sequence GTGAAACTCAGCCGCCCGGCACGCCGGGCCTCACTCGTCGTTCATGTCGTCGCCTCCGCGGGCTGGCTCGGGCTCACGTCCGGGTTGCTCGCACTCGCCGTCACCGCCTCCGCCACCGGATCCGCGGTGACGGTGGAGGCGTCCGTGCGGGCCATGAAGCTCTTCGCCGACTGGCTCCTGCTCCCCGTCGCGCTGCTCACGCTCCTCAGCGGCCTGCTGCTGTCCTTGGGAACACCGTGGGGGCTGGCGAGGCACCGATGGGTCTACACGAAGTTCTGGCTGACCCTGGCCACGATCACCGCCACGGCGTTCGCCCTGCGCCCCGGGGTGAACACCGCGGTCACCGCTGTGGCGGCCGGTGAGGGGCTGCCGGAGTCCGGGGACATCCTCATGGGACCGGTGGTGTCGCTGTCCGCCTACCTCTTCATGACGGCGATCTCGGTCCTCAAGCCCTGGGGACCGACCCGCCGGGGCCGCAGGCTGCGCCCCGCGGCGCGCGGTCCGGCGGCCGCCGGGCGCGCAGCGGAGACGGTGTGA
- a CDS encoding IS1380 family transposase, giving the protein MKKRIGSYPRVRIEGGGRQVVSQAGGVLLVETVRKAGLDTAISAALTPWRKARAVHDPGKILLDVALAIALGGDCLADVAMLRAEPAVFGPVASDPTVSRLIDTLAASGEKALRAIRAARAEVRQRVWWLAGREAPDAGGTVTVDLDGVLVIAHSDKEDAAPTWKRTYGHHPLMGFVDHGPGGTGEPVTALLRPGNAGSNTATDHITATQLALAQLPKKYRRGRRTLIRTDSAGGTHDFVAWLAQRGRWLSYSVGMVITEAIHQHVLKVPASAWTAAVEADGEIRDGAWVAELTGDVLDGWPEGMRLIVRKERPHPGAQLRLTDADGMRLTCFATNTSGRPIAALELRHRLRARAEDRIRAARATGLRNLPLHRTAQNRIWLEIVQIALELLAWMPMLALTGKARLWEPRRLRLCLFTAAGQLVTTGRRRILRLAGHWPWTSHLTAALERLALLPNPG; this is encoded by the coding sequence GTGAAGAAGCGTATCGGGTCCTACCCGCGTGTCCGCATCGAGGGCGGCGGCCGCCAGGTGGTCTCCCAGGCAGGGGGCGTGCTGCTGGTCGAGACCGTCCGCAAGGCCGGCTTGGACACCGCGATATCAGCGGCGCTGACGCCGTGGCGGAAGGCTCGTGCGGTGCACGATCCGGGCAAGATCCTGCTGGACGTGGCCCTGGCGATTGCGCTGGGCGGGGACTGCCTCGCGGATGTCGCCATGCTGCGGGCCGAGCCGGCAGTGTTCGGGCCGGTGGCCTCCGACCCGACGGTCTCCCGCCTCATCGACACCCTCGCAGCCTCCGGAGAGAAGGCCCTGCGGGCTATCCGGGCCGCGCGGGCCGAAGTCCGGCAACGTGTCTGGTGGTTGGCCGGCCGGGAAGCGCCTGATGCGGGCGGCACGGTGACCGTCGACCTCGACGGGGTGCTGGTGATCGCGCACTCGGACAAGGAGGACGCCGCACCCACGTGGAAGCGGACCTACGGGCACCACCCGCTGATGGGGTTCGTCGACCACGGACCAGGCGGCACCGGTGAACCGGTCACGGCCCTGCTCAGACCGGGCAACGCGGGCTCGAACACGGCCACCGACCACATCACCGCCACCCAACTGGCCTTGGCCCAGCTGCCGAAGAAGTACCGGCGCGGACGTCGGACCCTGATCCGCACCGACTCCGCGGGCGGCACCCACGACTTCGTCGCCTGGCTCGCCCAGCGGGGACGGTGGCTGTCCTACTCGGTCGGCATGGTGATCACCGAGGCGATCCACCAGCATGTGCTGAAGGTTCCGGCATCGGCCTGGACGGCAGCCGTCGAGGCGGACGGCGAGATCCGCGACGGCGCCTGGGTCGCTGAACTCACCGGCGACGTCCTGGACGGCTGGCCGGAGGGCATGCGGCTGATCGTCAGGAAGGAACGACCGCATCCTGGAGCCCAGTTGCGGCTCACGGATGCCGACGGCATGCGGCTGACCTGTTTCGCCACCAACACCTCGGGCCGGCCGATCGCCGCCCTCGAGCTCCGTCACCGGCTGCGGGCCCGGGCCGAGGACCGCATCCGCGCCGCCCGGGCCACCGGCCTGCGCAACCTGCCCCTCCACCGCACGGCCCAGAACCGGATCTGGCTGGAGATCGTGCAGATCGCTCTCGAGCTGCTGGCCTGGATGCCGATGCTCGCCCTGACCGGCAAGGCCCGCCTCTGGGAGCCCCGCCGACTACGGCTTTGCCTGTTCACCGCGGCCGGACAGCTCGTGACCACCGGCCGCCGGCGGATCCTCCGCCTGGCCGGGCACTGGCCCTGGACCAGCCACCTCACCGCCGCTCTCGAACGGCTCGCACTCCTGCCGAACCCCGGCTGA
- a CDS encoding ATP-dependent endonuclease, translating into MDELRRFRQALVAWAAGGTAADAAAAVARELADGRVRTVVLVEGTSDQAALEALATRYGRDLGAEGIAVVPLGGATNIGRFLDVCGPSGLGLPLAGLCDIGEERHFRRHLERVGLGTGLTPVGLEALGFHVCVADLEDELIRALGPEGVRQVIEAQGETRPFRTFQGQPAQRERPVEHQLRRFMGTHSGRKALYAQALVAHLDLQHVPRPLDRLLTHV; encoded by the coding sequence GTGGACGAGTTGAGGCGATTCCGCCAGGCACTGGTCGCCTGGGCGGCCGGTGGAACAGCGGCGGACGCGGCGGCCGCGGTGGCGCGGGAGCTGGCCGACGGCCGTGTGCGGACGGTCGTGCTCGTCGAGGGGACCAGTGATCAGGCCGCGCTCGAAGCGCTGGCCACGCGCTACGGTCGCGACCTCGGTGCGGAGGGCATCGCGGTGGTACCGCTCGGAGGGGCGACGAACATCGGGCGCTTCCTGGACGTGTGCGGTCCGTCGGGCCTCGGCCTCCCACTGGCCGGCCTGTGCGACATCGGCGAGGAGCGGCATTTCCGGCGCCATCTGGAGCGGGTGGGGCTCGGGACCGGCCTCACGCCCGTCGGACTGGAGGCGCTCGGGTTCCACGTGTGCGTCGCCGATCTGGAGGACGAGCTGATCCGCGCCCTCGGGCCCGAGGGAGTACGGCAGGTGATCGAGGCACAGGGCGAGACGCGTCCCTTCCGCACCTTCCAGGGCCAGCCCGCGCAACGGGAACGGCCCGTCGAGCACCAACTACGACGTTTCATGGGCACGCACAGCGGCCGCAAGGCACTGTACGCGCAGGCACTGGTGGCGCACCTGGACCTCCAGCACGTACCCCGCCCCCTGGACCGCCTCCTCACCCACGTGTGA
- a CDS encoding VOC family protein, protein MTLEWEQVIVHSEDPAALGQWWAEALGWVVVQSSDDEFEIRPEPDRLPGLDFVRLDESKKSKSRLHLDFRPDDQEAEVARLVAHGAKRVDIGQGDQSWVVLADPEGNEFCVLGRRRQ, encoded by the coding sequence ATGACCTTGGAATGGGAACAGGTAATCGTTCACTCGGAAGATCCGGCGGCCCTGGGCCAGTGGTGGGCCGAGGCTCTGGGGTGGGTCGTGGTCCAGTCCTCCGACGACGAGTTCGAGATCCGGCCGGAGCCGGATCGCCTGCCGGGGTTGGACTTCGTCCGTCTCGACGAGAGCAAGAAGTCCAAGAGCCGACTGCACCTGGACTTCAGGCCGGACGATCAGGAGGCCGAGGTGGCCCGTCTCGTGGCTCACGGTGCGAAGCGTGTCGACATTGGCCAGGGTGATCAATCGTGGGTCGTACTGGCAGACCCCGAAGGCAACGAGTTCTGCGTCCTGGGCCGGCGGCGTCAGTGA
- a CDS encoding macrolide family glycosyltransferase, with protein sequence MSTIAFLNIAMRGHVNPTLPIVAELVRRGHTVTYHTTPSFREEIAAAGAMVHLYPGGEQPLPDPPIPATLIAGLASTAVRLLPTVLSDLRRIGPDLIVHDNACPWGAVAGHELGVPAVSSFTTFAYDRRVPSPTRGSWALLAAATARPRSLQGYLRSRRGLRHDFDTRGLPWLDLGNIRQPLNLVFTSRAFQPAAEDFDESYRFVGPSIGARPDDPSFPADQLRDPVLYASLGTVFDTDPQLLRAFALALAPLGGTVVVSTGHTDPAALGPLPANVLARRFVPQPEVLDRTALFVTHGGMNSVNEALYAGVPMLVVPQGADQPMVARRVVELGAGLSIRNPKVSEASVRDLAGRLLDDPRFRAAAAALRIAQREAGGYRRAADELEHYIHAAGSSGVRTPSIRRSEAE encoded by the coding sequence GTGAGCACCATCGCGTTCCTCAACATCGCCATGCGCGGGCACGTCAACCCGACGCTGCCGATCGTGGCCGAACTCGTTCGACGCGGCCACACCGTCACGTACCACACGACACCCTCGTTCCGGGAGGAGATCGCCGCCGCGGGGGCGATGGTGCACCTCTACCCCGGCGGCGAGCAGCCGCTGCCCGACCCGCCGATACCGGCGACCTTGATCGCGGGGCTGGCGAGCACTGCCGTCCGCCTGCTGCCCACGGTGCTCAGCGATCTGCGCCGCATCGGGCCCGACCTGATCGTGCACGACAACGCCTGTCCATGGGGCGCCGTCGCCGGCCACGAACTCGGGGTGCCGGCCGTGTCGTCGTTCACCACCTTCGCGTACGACCGGCGCGTGCCCAGCCCGACCCGCGGCTCGTGGGCCCTGCTGGCCGCGGCGACGGCCCGGCCACGCAGCCTCCAGGGCTATCTGCGATCACGCCGGGGCCTGCGCCACGACTTCGACACGCGCGGGCTGCCCTGGCTCGACCTGGGCAACATCCGCCAACCGCTCAACCTGGTCTTCACCTCTCGGGCCTTCCAGCCCGCCGCCGAGGATTTCGACGAGTCCTACCGGTTCGTCGGGCCCAGCATCGGCGCCCGCCCGGACGACCCCTCCTTCCCGGCCGACCAGCTGCGGGACCCGGTGCTGTACGCGTCGCTGGGCACGGTGTTCGACACCGACCCGCAGCTGCTGCGCGCTTTCGCCCTGGCGCTCGCCCCGCTGGGCGGCACCGTGGTCGTCTCGACCGGGCACACCGATCCCGCCGCGCTGGGTCCCCTGCCGGCCAACGTGCTCGCCCGCCGTTTCGTCCCGCAACCGGAAGTACTGGACCGTACGGCGTTGTTCGTCACCCACGGCGGGATGAACAGCGTCAACGAGGCCCTGTACGCGGGGGTGCCGATGCTGGTGGTCCCCCAGGGCGCCGACCAGCCGATGGTGGCCCGTCGCGTCGTGGAGCTCGGCGCCGGCCTGTCGATCCGTAACCCGAAGGTCTCCGAGGCCTCCGTGCGCGACCTCGCCGGGCGGCTGCTCGACGACCCGCGCTTCCGGGCAGCCGCTGCCGCCCTGCGGATCGCCCAGCGGGAGGCCGGGGGATATCGGCGCGCCGCCGACGAACTCGAGCACTACATCCACGCGGCCGGCTCGTCCGGTGTCCGCACGCCGTCCATCCGTCGCAGCGAGGCTGAGTGA
- a CDS encoding glutathione-independent formaldehyde dehydrogenase, with product MKAVVYERPFSVTVKDVDDPQIQHPNDVLVRVTSTAICGSDLHMYEGRTAAEPGIVFGHENLGVIEEVGSGVTSLSEGDRVVMPFNVACGFCKNCLAGETGFCLTVNPGFAGGAYGYVAMGPYKGGQAERMRVPFADFNCLKLPQGEEFETDFVLLADIFPTGYHGCELAQVTPGETVAVYGAGPVGLMAAYSALLRGAAKVFSVDRVPERLAKAEEIGAIPIDFTQGDPAEQIKEQMNGEGTDKGVDAVGYQAQAHDASHEEPAIVLNELVETVRATGRLGVPGLYVPSDPGGPDEHAKHGQLLVSIGRMFEKGQKVGTGQCNVKRYNRQLRDMIIAGRAKPSFVVSHELPLDQAPQAYEKFDKRIEGYTKVVLHPGHALAA from the coding sequence GTGAAAGCCGTTGTCTACGAGAGGCCCTTCAGCGTCACGGTGAAGGACGTCGACGATCCGCAGATCCAGCACCCCAACGACGTGCTCGTACGGGTCACGTCGACCGCCATCTGCGGTTCGGACCTGCACATGTACGAGGGCCGCACCGCGGCCGAGCCGGGCATCGTCTTCGGACACGAGAACCTCGGTGTCATCGAGGAGGTCGGCAGCGGCGTGACCTCCCTGTCCGAGGGTGACCGCGTCGTGATGCCCTTCAACGTCGCCTGCGGATTCTGCAAGAACTGCCTCGCCGGAGAGACGGGATTCTGCCTGACGGTGAACCCCGGCTTCGCCGGCGGCGCTTACGGTTACGTGGCCATGGGCCCGTACAAGGGCGGTCAGGCGGAGCGGATGCGGGTTCCGTTCGCCGACTTCAACTGCCTGAAACTGCCTCAGGGCGAGGAGTTCGAGACGGACTTCGTGCTGCTCGCCGACATCTTCCCGACCGGGTACCACGGTTGTGAGCTCGCACAGGTCACACCCGGCGAGACCGTGGCCGTCTACGGCGCCGGACCAGTGGGCCTGATGGCGGCCTACTCGGCGCTGCTGCGCGGTGCGGCGAAGGTGTTCTCGGTCGACCGCGTGCCCGAGCGGCTCGCCAAGGCGGAGGAGATCGGGGCCATCCCCATCGACTTCACCCAGGGAGACCCGGCCGAGCAGATCAAGGAACAGATGAACGGAGAGGGAACCGACAAGGGCGTGGACGCCGTGGGTTACCAGGCCCAGGCGCACGACGCCAGCCACGAGGAACCGGCGATCGTCCTCAACGAGCTGGTCGAAACGGTGCGGGCGACCGGCAGGCTCGGCGTACCGGGCCTGTATGTGCCGTCCGACCCGGGCGGACCCGACGAGCACGCCAAGCACGGCCAACTCCTGGTCTCGATCGGCAGGATGTTCGAGAAGGGCCAGAAGGTCGGCACCGGCCAGTGCAACGTCAAGCGGTACAACCGCCAGCTGCGCGACATGATCATCGCCGGGCGGGCCAAGCCCAGTTTCGTGGTGTCCCACGAGCTGCCGCTGGATCAGGCTCCGCAGGCGTACGAGAAGTTCGACAAGCGCATCGAGGGCTATACCAAGGTGGTACTGCACCCCGGTCACGCTCTCGCCGCGTGA
- a CDS encoding patatin-like phospholipase family protein, whose protein sequence is MTGVGRATTGVEGTLGLSSSPPPGSLVSSEGLHALPRPVAVVVSAGGVLGAAHVGGGYALEERGFVPDMIIGSSVGALVGAIAAAHPAGAAPWLDGVWSRLRRREVYPLGYLPSRTSIFTDRGLRRLIARSGLPSRIEELAVPFTAVAMDLRTGAPVSLDHGDLESALLASAAIPGMLPPVDREGRTLVDGGVIAHVPVLAALRAGAASVVVLATGPENSPLRPTVPRRRPGAIAARARLLLAHHRIERDLREVSGHIPTVVLPTGVEAWPAPWDFGHAQRLISTASRTAGHFLDGLRVSGPGLYRIDDVLTPQADPDRASASSPWRVAQ, encoded by the coding sequence ATGACCGGCGTCGGTCGCGCCACGACCGGCGTCGAAGGGACGCTCGGCCTGTCATCGAGCCCGCCGCCCGGGAGCCTCGTGTCCTCCGAGGGCCTGCACGCCCTTCCCCGGCCCGTGGCCGTCGTGGTGAGCGCCGGTGGCGTGCTGGGAGCCGCGCACGTCGGCGGCGGGTACGCGCTGGAGGAGCGCGGCTTCGTCCCCGACATGATCATCGGAAGCTCGGTGGGCGCCCTCGTCGGGGCCATCGCGGCCGCCCACCCCGCCGGGGCCGCGCCATGGCTGGACGGCGTGTGGAGCCGGTTGCGGCGCCGTGAGGTGTATCCGCTCGGCTACCTGCCGTCACGGACCAGCATCTTCACCGATCGCGGCCTGCGCCGGCTCATCGCCCGTTCCGGGTTGCCGTCCCGGATCGAGGAACTGGCCGTCCCGTTCACCGCGGTGGCCATGGACCTGCGCACCGGCGCCCCGGTGTCACTCGACCACGGCGACCTGGAGTCCGCACTGCTGGCCAGCGCCGCCATTCCCGGGATGCTGCCCCCGGTGGACCGGGAGGGCAGGACCCTCGTGGACGGCGGCGTGATCGCGCACGTTCCGGTACTCGCGGCTCTGCGGGCCGGGGCGGCCAGCGTGGTGGTGCTGGCGACCGGGCCGGAGAACTCGCCGTTGCGCCCGACCGTCCCGCGCCGCCGTCCCGGCGCGATCGCCGCCAGGGCCCGGCTCCTGCTCGCGCACCACCGGATCGAGCGTGATCTGCGCGAGGTGTCCGGACACATCCCGACCGTCGTCCTGCCGACCGGCGTCGAGGCCTGGCCCGCCCCGTGGGACTTCGGCCATGCGCAGCGGCTGATCAGCACCGCCTCCCGCACCGCGGGACACTTCCTCGACGGACTGCGGGTCAGCGGGCCGGGCCTGTATCGCATCGACGACGTTCTCACCCCGCAGGCCGACCCGGACAGGGCATCGGCTTCCTCCCCGTGGAGAGTCGCCCAGTGA